In Nerophis lumbriciformis linkage group LG12, RoL_Nlum_v2.1, whole genome shotgun sequence, a single genomic region encodes these proteins:
- the LOC133623198 gene encoding MOB kinase activator 1A — MSFLFGSRSSKTFKPKKNIPEGSHQYELLKHAEATLGSGNLRQAVMLPEGEDLNEWIAVNTVDFFNQINMLYGTITEFCTETSCSVMSAGPRYEYHWADGTNIKKPIKCSAPKYIDYLMTWVQDQLDDETLFPSKIGVPFPKNFMSVAKTILKRLFRVYAHIYHQHFDSVMQLQEEAHLNTSFKHFIFFVQEFNLIDRRELAPLQDLIEKLGSKDR; from the exons TGGCAGTCGCTCATCCAAGACTTTTAAGCCTAAGAAGAACATCCCTGAGGGGTCCCATCAGTATGAGCTGCTGAAACATGCTGAGGCGACACTGGGCAGCGGGAACCTGAGGCAGGCTGTCATGCTGCCAGAGGGAGAGGATCTCAATGAGTGGATCGCAGTCAACA CGGTGGATTTCTTCAACCAGATCAACATGCTATATGGCACCATCACAGAGTTCTGCACAGAGACCAGCTGCTCAGTGATGTCTGCTGGACCAAG ATATGAGTACCACTGGGCTGATGGTACTAACATTAAAAAGCCTATCAAGTGCTCTGCCCCCAAGTACATCGATTACTTGATGACCTGGGTCCAAGACCAGCTGGATGATGAGACACTTTTTCCATCAAAGATCG GAGTTCCTTTTCCCAAGAACTTCATGTCTGTGGCCAAAACCATCCTGAAGCGCCTTTTCAGGGTTTACGCCCACATCTACCATCAGCATTTTGACTCAGTGATGCAGCTGCAGGAGGAGGCTCACCTCAACACCTCCTTCAAGCACTTCATTTTCTTTGTCCAA GAATTCAACTTGATTGACCGGCGAGAGCTCGCTCCCCTCCAGGACTTGATTGAGAAGCTTGGTTCCAAGGACAGATAG